From the Desulfovibrio sp. JY genome, one window contains:
- a CDS encoding sulfurtransferase, with translation MSHAPDQSGPAGVVNTSADDVRELLAKSRPEDLTLLDVRMEQEYEEFHLPGAKLLPLPDLPDRLGDIHRDKPVVVYCRSGGRSAAAAKLLSGAGFPHIINMLGGAMAWQGAAATGKPDAGMTLLTGTESPREILLAAIGMETALGGFYTNLAKDADAATKPTFERLAGFEQRHLHHVHGLYRKETGDETALEALLAGASPELEGGLPGAVFLEQLGGTPASAREALELASSVEAQALDLYARLAAKTDDTESASLYTTLAQEEKTHLRAVSNLLAKIPTT, from the coding sequence ATGTCCCACGCTCCAGACCAGTCCGGCCCCGCCGGCGTGGTCAATACTTCGGCCGATGACGTCCGGGAATTGCTCGCCAAGAGTCGTCCGGAAGACCTGACGCTTCTCGATGTCCGCATGGAGCAGGAATACGAGGAATTCCACCTGCCCGGCGCGAAGCTCCTTCCCCTGCCCGACCTGCCCGACCGTCTGGGCGACATCCACCGCGACAAACCGGTGGTGGTCTACTGCCGCTCCGGAGGTCGCAGCGCCGCCGCCGCCAAACTCCTGTCCGGCGCGGGATTCCCCCATATCATCAACATGCTCGGCGGGGCCATGGCCTGGCAGGGCGCGGCCGCCACCGGCAAGCCCGACGCCGGCATGACCCTTCTTACCGGCACCGAATCCCCCAGGGAAATCCTGCTGGCCGCCATCGGCATGGAAACGGCCCTGGGCGGATTCTACACGAATCTGGCCAAAGACGCGGACGCCGCGACCAAGCCCACCTTCGAACGCCTGGCTGGCTTCGAGCAGCGCCACCTGCACCACGTCCACGGCCTCTACCGCAAGGAAACGGGCGACGAGACCGCCCTGGAGGCACTGCTTGCCGGAGCGTCCCCGGAGCTCGAAGGCGGCCTCCCCGGCGCCGTTTTCCTGGAACAGCTCGGCGGCACGCCCGCCTCGGCCCGGGAAGCCCTGGAACTGGCCTCATCGGTGGAGGCCCAGGCCCTGGACCTTTACGCCCGGCTCGCCGCCAAAACCGACGACACCGAATCGGCCAGCCTCTACACGACCCTCGCCCAGGAGGAAAAAACCCATCTGCGCGCCGTGTCCAATCTCCTGGCCAAAATCCCCACCACCTAA
- a CDS encoding acyltransferase family protein, whose amino-acid sequence MDNMRMFAVVSVVALHAAIVYAPVVPWWYVLDGSKNAVFDIILVATDGYVMPTLFFIAGYFALSSLRRQGPGAFLTAKLKRLGLPLVVLTLCTCPIISYVIYRGQGGSESYWRYWLGLLPTAVDWQYRPLLPEAMARAILPFHLWFLGLLLLFCGLLAVARIAIPGRERGRPDAASGPGLGLFAWLVLAVGVAEAAAQVFVSDIAWFAFGPFFLWQPARLPLYLGMFLLGAYAWDRGWFRAHRVCGKTWLWGLATLLAFLFMAGIGGSLATRHFVWLLAAYGLARTFFAVAVLFLLAGFGQRRWNRPGGVSGSLAAVSYDIYLAHFPLVIVLGYLLAGSDRTALLKFPIVFFGSLGVCWGASRIVRPLRLAWAAALIVGAVALCLMPWR is encoded by the coding sequence TTGGACAATATGCGGATGTTCGCGGTCGTAAGCGTCGTGGCGCTGCACGCCGCCATCGTGTATGCGCCGGTCGTACCGTGGTGGTATGTTCTGGACGGAAGCAAGAACGCCGTGTTCGATATTATTCTGGTCGCGACGGACGGCTATGTCATGCCGACGCTCTTTTTCATCGCCGGCTACTTTGCCTTGTCCTCCCTGCGGCGTCAGGGGCCCGGCGCCTTCCTGACCGCCAAGCTCAAGCGATTGGGGCTGCCGCTGGTCGTGCTGACCCTTTGCACCTGCCCGATCATCTCCTACGTGATTTATCGCGGCCAGGGGGGCAGCGAATCCTACTGGCGCTATTGGCTCGGCCTGTTGCCAACGGCCGTGGACTGGCAATACCGTCCCCTCCTTCCCGAGGCCATGGCGCGCGCCATATTGCCCTTTCACTTGTGGTTCCTGGGCCTGCTGCTGCTTTTTTGCGGACTCCTGGCCGTCGCCCGCATTGCTATTCCCGGGCGGGAGCGGGGCCGGCCTGATGCCGCCTCGGGTCCCGGATTGGGCCTGTTCGCCTGGCTGGTGTTGGCTGTTGGCGTGGCCGAGGCCGCAGCCCAGGTATTCGTTTCGGACATCGCCTGGTTCGCTTTTGGCCCGTTTTTCTTGTGGCAGCCGGCGCGGTTGCCGCTTTATCTGGGGATGTTCCTGCTCGGGGCCTACGCCTGGGATCGCGGCTGGTTCAGGGCGCACCGGGTGTGCGGGAAAACCTGGCTGTGGGGCCTGGCGACGCTTTTGGCCTTTCTTTTCATGGCGGGCATTGGCGGGAGCCTGGCGACGCGGCATTTCGTGTGGCTCCTGGCGGCCTACGGCCTGGCCCGGACGTTTTTCGCCGTGGCTGTCCTTTTTTTGCTCGCGGGATTCGGGCAGCGGCGCTGGAACCGGCCGGGTGGTGTGAGCGGGAGCCTTGCCGCCGTCTCCTACGACATCTATCTGGCCCATTTTCCCCTGGTCATCGTGTTGGGATACCTGCTGGCGGGAAGTGATCGGACGGCCCTGCTCAAGTTTCCGATCGTCTTTTTCGGCAGCCTTGGCGTCTGTTGGGGAGCGAGCCGGATCGTCAGGCCGTTGCGTCTGGCCTGGGCGGCGGCGCTTATCGTCGGGGCCGTGGCCTTGTGCCTGATGCCGTGGCGATAA
- a CDS encoding rhodanese-like domain-containing protein, whose translation MTHGRGLTPLWAELLLIGLLGGGMAVAMNMARAEPVPWVIDFAAQDRREALQRGLETIDATGARIMLGKPGVVFIDARTPGEFAASHVPGAKNLPQEAMYGDLDQATSALGLTHEDRLIVYCGNIFCDKSKELAEALRTAGYAYVTVVSDGFDGWLAAGGPTEGGI comes from the coding sequence ATGACGCACGGGCGCGGGCTGACCCCTTTGTGGGCCGAATTGCTGCTGATCGGCCTTCTTGGCGGCGGGATGGCGGTGGCCATGAACATGGCCCGGGCCGAACCCGTGCCATGGGTGATCGATTTCGCGGCGCAGGACAGGCGCGAGGCGCTGCAGCGCGGGCTTGAGACCATTGACGCCACGGGCGCCCGGATCATGCTGGGCAAGCCCGGCGTCGTTTTCATCGACGCCCGCACGCCCGGGGAATTCGCCGCAAGCCATGTGCCCGGGGCGAAGAACCTGCCCCAGGAAGCCATGTACGGCGATCTGGACCAGGCGACGAGTGCCTTGGGGCTGACCCACGAGGACAGGCTCATCGTCTATTGCGGGAATATTTTTTGCGACAAGAGCAAGGAGTTGGCCGAGGCGTTGCGCACGGCCGGCTATGCCTACGTCACGGTGGTGTCCGACGGGTTTGACGGCTGGCTGGCCGCCGGCGGCCCCACGGAGGGCGGCATATGA
- a CDS encoding YccF domain-containing protein, whose product MQPVNFLMNIFWLILGGFWMGIGWYLAGILMAITIIGIPWTRACFVLGNLSFWPFGKEVIDRRHVSGEDIGTGPFGLLGNIIWFVLCGVWLAIGHLLAAVANFVTIIGIPFALQHLKLATLALAPIGKTVVDKQY is encoded by the coding sequence ATGCAGCCCGTCAATTTCCTCATGAACATCTTCTGGCTCATCCTCGGCGGATTCTGGATGGGCATCGGCTGGTACCTGGCCGGCATCCTCATGGCCATCACCATCATCGGCATCCCCTGGACCCGCGCCTGCTTCGTTCTCGGCAACCTGTCGTTTTGGCCCTTCGGCAAGGAAGTCATCGATCGCCGCCACGTCTCGGGCGAAGACATCGGTACCGGGCCGTTCGGGCTTCTCGGCAACATCATCTGGTTCGTACTGTGCGGCGTGTGGCTGGCCATCGGACACCTGCTCGCCGCCGTGGCCAACTTCGTGACCATCATCGGCATCCCCTTCGCCCTGCAACACCTCAAGCTGGCAACGCTCGCCCTGGCCCCCATCGGCAAGACCGTCGTCGACAAGCAATACTGA
- a CDS encoding TetR/AcrR family transcriptional regulator, which translates to MSGVKIIPIGKPLTVRQRLLESLGDVLARQGFDGLTLEAVVKEVGLTRTVVLRHFQNLDDMVTALGQSPGFWPPVAELQDGVPGRFAAMPPQAQLAHFFKATIRGLLARPRTLDIMAWELLSRNRYSRLLEYPRVRRSLEFFETVTGEVPESLDLTAVVAVLGGAAMFLTVRSRQSGVFGGLNLYDDGDRDRVDKVLDLLVAGILREGGDG; encoded by the coding sequence ATGTCCGGGGTGAAGATCATTCCCATCGGCAAGCCGCTCACCGTGCGGCAGCGACTGCTGGAATCGCTCGGCGACGTGCTGGCCAGGCAGGGCTTCGACGGGCTGACGCTTGAGGCCGTCGTCAAAGAGGTCGGGCTCACGCGGACGGTGGTCCTGCGCCATTTCCAGAACCTCGACGACATGGTGACGGCTCTTGGCCAAAGCCCGGGCTTCTGGCCGCCGGTCGCCGAACTGCAGGACGGGGTGCCGGGCAGGTTCGCGGCCATGCCGCCCCAGGCCCAGTTGGCCCATTTTTTCAAGGCCACCATCCGGGGGCTTCTGGCCCGGCCGCGCACCCTCGACATCATGGCCTGGGAACTCCTGTCCCGAAACCGTTACTCCCGGCTGCTGGAATATCCCCGGGTGCGCCGCTCCCTGGAATTTTTCGAAACCGTCACGGGCGAGGTGCCCGAATCCCTGGACCTGACCGCCGTGGTGGCCGTGCTTGGCGGCGCGGCCATGTTCCTGACCGTGCGCTCCCGGCAAAGCGGGGTGTTCGGCGGACTCAACCTGTATGACGACGGAGACCGCGACCGCGTGGACAAGGTGCTGGATCTGCTGGTGGCCGGCATCCTGCGCGAGGGGGGGGACGGCTAG
- a CDS encoding 4-oxalocrotonate tautomerase family protein, with translation MPFVNIKITRDGATPEQKARVIEGVTNLLRDELGKNPQTTVVIIEEVDTDNWGIGGETITVRRARG, from the coding sequence ATGCCCTTCGTCAACATCAAGATCACTCGCGACGGAGCCACCCCGGAACAAAAAGCCCGCGTCATTGAGGGCGTCACCAATCTCCTGCGCGACGAACTCGGCAAGAACCCCCAGACCACCGTGGTCATCATCGAAGAAGTCGATACCGACAATTGGGGCATCGGCGGCGAGACCATCACGGTGCGCCGCGCGCGGGGGTAA
- a CDS encoding enoyl-ACP reductase produces MLMSGKKVLVFGVVNERSIAYGIAKALRDQGATLALGYAAEPIRKRIEPIAANLGADFVFQCNVSADEEIAKAAELVREKWGTVDCMVHSIAYANREDLTGRFIDTSREGFRIALDVSAYSLVALCRAFEPLFSPGASVITMSYYGSGRVVANYNAMGVAKSALEASVRYLAVDLGKSGVRINAISAGPVRTMAASAISGFRSILETIEKRSPLGRNIGLEDIGRCALYLASDLSSGTTGEVVFVDSGYNIMGV; encoded by the coding sequence ATGTTGATGTCGGGAAAAAAGGTGTTGGTTTTCGGCGTGGTCAATGAACGCAGCATCGCCTACGGCATAGCCAAGGCCCTGCGCGACCAGGGCGCGACCCTGGCGCTCGGCTATGCCGCCGAGCCCATCCGCAAGCGCATCGAACCCATTGCCGCCAACCTGGGGGCGGACTTCGTCTTTCAGTGCAACGTGTCGGCGGACGAGGAGATCGCTAAAGCGGCCGAGCTCGTCCGCGAGAAGTGGGGCACGGTGGACTGCATGGTCCATTCCATCGCCTACGCCAACCGTGAGGACCTGACCGGCCGGTTCATCGACACCAGCCGTGAGGGATTCCGCATCGCCCTCGACGTTTCGGCCTATTCGCTGGTGGCCCTGTGCCGCGCCTTCGAGCCGCTCTTTTCCCCTGGCGCGTCGGTCATCACCATGAGCTATTATGGCTCGGGCCGGGTCGTGGCCAATTACAACGCCATGGGCGTGGCCAAATCCGCCCTGGAGGCAAGCGTCCGCTACCTGGCCGTGGACCTCGGCAAATCCGGTGTGCGCATCAACGCCATCAGCGCCGGCCCCGTACGCACCATGGCCGCCTCGGCCATAAGCGGCTTCCGCTCCATCCTCGAGACCATCGAGAAACGTTCGCCGCTTGGGCGCAACATCGGCCTGGAAGACATCGGCCGTTGCGCGCTCTACCTCGCCTCGGACCTGTCCTCGGGCACCACCGGCGAGGTGGTTTTCGTGGATTCCGGCTACAACATCATGGGCGTCTAA
- a CDS encoding DoxX family membrane protein, whose protein sequence is MRIVGAVLRVALGLVFLAAAWDKIVDPMAFAKIIRNYQIVPGQLVAGVALVLPWIEVVVGMCLITGFLSRGAGLSASLMMAVFLAAMAWTWHKGISTQCGCFTTKADDAISARTFVRDGSILALAVLVTVESFVRARRV, encoded by the coding sequence ATGAGGATTGTCGGCGCGGTGTTGCGCGTGGCGCTGGGGCTGGTCTTTTTGGCCGCCGCCTGGGACAAGATCGTTGACCCCATGGCCTTTGCCAAGATCATCCGCAACTATCAGATCGTCCCCGGCCAGCTTGTTGCCGGCGTGGCCCTGGTGCTGCCCTGGATCGAGGTGGTCGTCGGCATGTGCCTCATCACCGGTTTTCTTTCCCGTGGGGCCGGCCTGTCGGCATCCCTGATGATGGCCGTTTTCCTGGCGGCCATGGCCTGGACTTGGCACAAGGGCATCAGCACCCAGTGCGGCTGTTTCACCACCAAGGCCGACGACGCCATTTCCGCGAGGACGTTCGTGCGGGACGGGAGCATATTGGCCCTGGCCGTGCTCGTGACCGTGGAGAGTTTCGTGCGGGCCAGGCGCGTTTGA
- a CDS encoding DUF3795 domain-containing protein, whose product MQHSELLRRIAPCGLDCGRCLDNPESPIARHAGALKEELGGFAKRAAMFAGFDPVFAAYADFERVLDRLAAGSCRGCREGDCLFAACRVKDCVGEHGLDFCCDCPEFDTCDPGLPPTLARRWRENNRRMFTLGLGAYADWLAEQPRY is encoded by the coding sequence ATGCAACATTCCGAACTGCTGCGCCGCATCGCCCCTTGCGGCCTGGATTGCGGCCGCTGTCTGGACAATCCCGAAAGCCCCATCGCGCGCCATGCCGGGGCGCTCAAGGAGGAGCTGGGCGGTTTCGCCAAGCGGGCCGCCATGTTTGCCGGGTTCGATCCGGTCTTTGCCGCCTATGCCGATTTCGAACGTGTGCTGGACAGGCTCGCCGCCGGCTCCTGCCGCGGTTGTCGGGAAGGGGATTGCCTGTTCGCCGCCTGCCGGGTCAAGGACTGCGTCGGCGAGCACGGCCTGGACTTTTGCTGTGACTGCCCGGAGTTCGATACCTGCGATCCGGGATTGCCGCCGACCCTGGCCAGGCGTTGGCGGGAAAACAACCGCCGGATGTTTACGCTGGGCCTTGGCGCCTATGCGGACTGGCTTGCCGAGCAACCCCGCTATTGA
- a CDS encoding CerR family C-terminal domain-containing protein, producing MGSDTPVGVKERLFHAAVRVFAAKGYKGATVRDICREAKGANLNAVQYYFGGKDKLYQAVLTVLFTEGDRRVRERLASDDEALPEVRLRLLLEVFCQVLFSHSEIGDAFLRLWAMELANPTPFFGDMIERHSRPQTLAMLDILSAILGPKASLEVLVECMMSVLGPAVYQALLWPTLQRMFPEHPPMTEHWPRLADHLYRFCMAGLAAVRETLGE from the coding sequence ATGGGCAGTGACACGCCAGTCGGCGTCAAGGAACGGCTGTTCCACGCGGCCGTACGGGTCTTTGCGGCCAAAGGCTACAAGGGCGCGACAGTTCGGGACATCTGCCGCGAGGCAAAGGGGGCCAACCTCAATGCCGTGCAGTACTATTTCGGGGGCAAGGACAAGCTGTACCAGGCCGTGCTCACGGTGCTTTTCACCGAAGGGGACCGACGTGTGCGCGAACGGCTCGCTTCCGACGACGAGGCGCTTCCCGAGGTGCGGCTTAGGCTGCTGCTGGAGGTGTTTTGCCAGGTGCTTTTTTCCCATAGCGAAATCGGGGATGCCTTTTTGCGCTTGTGGGCCATGGAACTGGCCAATCCGACGCCGTTTTTCGGCGACATGATCGAACGCCACAGCCGTCCCCAGACGCTGGCCATGCTGGACATCCTGTCCGCAATCCTCGGCCCGAAGGCGTCGCTGGAAGTGCTTGTGGAATGCATGATGAGCGTGCTTGGTCCGGCCGTGTATCAGGCGCTGCTTTGGCCGACCCTGCAGCGGATGTTCCCGGAGCATCCGCCCATGACGGAGCATTGGCCCCGTCTGGCCGACCACCTGTACCGTTTTTGCATGGCCGGGCTTGCGGCCGTGCGTGAAACCCTTGGAGAATGA
- the ehuB gene encoding ectoine/hydroxyectoine ABC transporter substrate-binding protein EhuB, with amino-acid sequence MGKLWGYLAVSALVAGGVVGALLYIRAGNQASEPVWSGPGIRIGYSSEAPYAFRAENGDVTGQSPEIAKAVLEKIGVAPIRWVLLDFGQAIPELLAGRIDMIANGLFVTPERAARVLFSLPYSQALPGLLVRRGNPHALHSYAEAAKKAGVTAAVLDGSVEQAELTALGMPPGRLFVVPDPMAGLAAVRAGRADCLALTAPTVSWFARQAPDDVAVAEPFYEAPDAVPGENAFAFRPVDRDLADRVNTALRSYIGTPEHEKRVEAFGFDPQSLPAWSRR; translated from the coding sequence ATGGGCAAGCTTTGGGGCTATCTCGCCGTCTCGGCGCTGGTGGCAGGCGGCGTGGTCGGCGCGCTGCTCTACATCCGCGCCGGAAACCAGGCGTCCGAGCCCGTGTGGTCCGGGCCGGGGATACGGATCGGCTATTCCAGCGAAGCGCCGTACGCGTTTCGTGCCGAAAACGGCGACGTTACCGGCCAGTCGCCCGAGATTGCCAAGGCCGTCCTGGAGAAAATCGGCGTCGCCCCCATCCGCTGGGTGCTGCTCGATTTCGGCCAGGCCATCCCGGAGTTGCTTGCCGGCCGCATCGACATGATCGCCAACGGACTTTTCGTCACCCCCGAACGGGCGGCCAGGGTCCTTTTTTCCCTGCCCTACAGCCAGGCCTTGCCCGGGCTTTTGGTGCGCCGGGGCAATCCCCACGCTTTGCATTCCTACGCGGAGGCGGCAAAAAAGGCCGGTGTCACGGCCGCCGTGCTGGACGGGTCGGTGGAGCAGGCCGAGTTGACAGCCCTTGGCATGCCGCCGGGACGTCTTTTCGTCGTGCCCGATCCTATGGCCGGGCTTGCCGCCGTACGCGCCGGTCGGGCCGACTGTCTGGCCCTGACTGCGCCGACGGTGTCCTGGTTCGCGCGTCAGGCCCCGGATGACGTCGCCGTTGCCGAGCCCTTTTACGAAGCGCCCGATGCCGTGCCCGGAGAGAACGCCTTTGCCTTCCGTCCGGTCGATCGCGATCTGGCGGATCGGGTCAACACCGCCCTGCGATCCTACATCGGCACGCCGGAACATGAAAAGCGGGTGGAGGCGTTCGGCTTCGACCCGCAGTCCCTGCCGGCCTGGAGCCGCCGATGA
- a CDS encoding NAD(P)H-dependent oxidoreductase, which yields MPYSVILAHPRPGSFNHALAHAACAALGHLGAEVRFHDLYAEGFDPLLEAPEMGREASLSPSLALHCREIVAAEGIVIVHPNWWGMPPAILTGWVDRVMRPGVAYEFLEGDNGEGVPRGLLSARAAVVINTSNTAREREVRVFGDPLDHIWKDCVFGLCGVADVRRRMFETIVTSSSETRLEWLRQTEALILETFAVS from the coding sequence ATGCCGTACTCCGTCATCCTCGCCCATCCGCGTCCCGGCAGCTTCAACCATGCCCTGGCCCACGCCGCCTGCGCCGCCCTGGGGCATCTGGGGGCGGAGGTCCGCTTTCACGACCTCTATGCCGAGGGCTTCGATCCCTTGCTCGAAGCGCCCGAGATGGGCCGCGAGGCGTCGTTGTCCCCCTCCCTCGCGTTGCATTGCCGGGAGATCGTCGCCGCCGAGGGCATCGTCATCGTGCACCCCAACTGGTGGGGCATGCCGCCGGCCATTCTCACCGGCTGGGTGGATCGCGTCATGCGCCCCGGCGTCGCCTACGAATTCCTGGAAGGCGACAATGGCGAAGGCGTGCCGCGCGGGCTGCTTTCCGCCCGGGCGGCCGTGGTCATCAACACCTCCAACACGGCCCGGGAACGCGAAGTGCGCGTTTTCGGCGATCCGTTGGACCATATCTGGAAAGATTGCGTCTTCGGTCTGTGCGGCGTGGCCGATGTCCGCCGGCGCATGTTCGAAACCATCGTTACCAGTTCTTCCGAGACCAGGCTGGAATGGCTGCGCCAAACCGAAGCCCTCATCCTGGAAACCTTTGCCGTCTCCTGA
- a CDS encoding DUF2867 domain-containing protein, with product MDARSEALARLTRLGALPAANGRKPDHVDIHRVRGAVGLRRFVAGLLGRRPGWLRLLYRARAVLARLLGLQQAGGAPADVGPDDVPMTPGERLSVFTVVAADADSHWVAEGADKHLRAVLAVLVTPEQDGRNRFDVVTVVEYLHWTGPVYFNLIRPFHHLVVWRLARTAARG from the coding sequence ATGGATGCCCGAAGCGAGGCGCTCGCCAGGTTGACCCGCCTTGGGGCGCTGCCAGCCGCGAACGGGCGCAAGCCGGATCACGTCGACATCCATAGGGTGCGCGGCGCGGTCGGGCTGCGCCGGTTCGTGGCCGGACTGCTGGGCCGTCGTCCGGGCTGGCTGCGGCTGCTCTACCGGGCGCGGGCGGTGCTGGCCCGCCTTCTTGGCCTGCAACAGGCCGGGGGGGCGCCGGCCGACGTGGGACCCGACGATGTGCCCATGACGCCGGGCGAACGGTTGTCCGTGTTTACGGTCGTGGCGGCCGATGCGGACAGCCACTGGGTGGCCGAAGGCGCGGATAAGCACTTGCGGGCCGTGCTGGCCGTTTTGGTCACGCCGGAACAGGACGGCCGCAACCGCTTCGATGTCGTGACCGTGGTCGAGTATCTGCATTGGACCGGACCGGTCTATTTCAACCTTATCCGACCCTTCCATCATCTCGTCGTCTGGCGGCTGGCGCGAACCGCGGCCAGGGGCTGA
- a CDS encoding DMT family transporter — MQTAFIILAIVAGMLMPVQAGINAKLADVINGAIPAAFVSFLVGTLVLGLVLAVMAQSVPLSRALPVTPWWYWVGGSLGAFFVTATVILAPRIGAGAMIALTLAGQMAASMALDNYALLGFPHIPFDGKRLLGSVLLLAGVYLIRM, encoded by the coding sequence ATGCAAACGGCTTTTATCATCCTGGCCATCGTCGCCGGCATGCTCATGCCCGTCCAGGCCGGCATCAACGCCAAGCTCGCCGACGTCATCAACGGCGCCATCCCCGCCGCCTTCGTGTCGTTTCTCGTCGGCACCCTGGTCCTTGGCCTGGTGCTCGCCGTCATGGCCCAAAGCGTGCCCCTGTCCCGCGCCCTGCCAGTCACCCCCTGGTGGTACTGGGTCGGCGGTTCGCTGGGAGCCTTCTTCGTCACCGCCACCGTCATCCTGGCCCCGCGTATCGGCGCGGGCGCCATGATCGCCCTGACCCTGGCCGGCCAGATGGCCGCCTCCATGGCCTTGGATAACTACGCCCTCCTCGGCTTCCCCCACATCCCCTTCGACGGCAAACGGCTGCTCGGAAGTGTGCTGCTTTTGGCGGGCGTGTATTTGATTCGGATGTAA